The Akkermansia muciniphila genome contains a region encoding:
- the rplF gene encoding 50S ribosomal protein L6 has translation MSRVGKKSITLPDKVTVKVNGSSVQVEGPKGKLSWTLPEGITATVEGNQLSVDRAGESRQLRALHGTNRSLLNNMVIGVSEGFVKNLEIIGVGFRAAVKGNILDLNLGKSHPINQVIPEGLKVTVTENTKVTVEGVDKQVVGQFAAEVRAYYPPEPYKGKGVRFAGEVIRRKEGKSVGK, from the coding sequence ATGTCCCGAGTTGGTAAAAAATCCATCACATTGCCGGACAAGGTAACGGTAAAGGTTAACGGCTCTTCCGTTCAGGTGGAAGGCCCCAAAGGCAAGCTTTCCTGGACTCTCCCGGAAGGCATCACTGCCACCGTTGAAGGCAATCAGCTGTCCGTTGACCGCGCTGGCGAAAGCCGCCAGCTTCGCGCCCTGCACGGCACGAACCGTTCCCTGTTGAACAACATGGTCATCGGCGTTTCCGAAGGCTTCGTCAAAAACCTTGAAATCATCGGCGTCGGTTTCCGCGCCGCCGTCAAGGGCAACATCCTGGACCTGAACCTGGGCAAGTCCCATCCGATCAACCAGGTAATTCCCGAAGGCCTCAAGGTGACCGTGACGGAAAACACGAAAGTGACGGTTGAAGGCGTTGACAAGCAGGTCGTAGGCCAGTTTGCCGCTGAAGTCCGTGCGTACTATCCCCCGGAACCCTACAAGGGCAAGGGCGTGCGCTTTGCCGGTGAAGTTATCCGCCGCAAGGAAGGCAAGAGCGTCGGTAAGTAA
- the rpsH gene encoding 30S ribosomal protein S8 — MAVLSDPISDFLTRLKNASLAGNEEFTAPCSNIKVEIARILQEEGYIWNYEVTGEGTKKQIKVKTKFTSQGKPVVTDVKRSSKPGRRQYVSSEDIPRVLSGLGIAIVSTSRGVMTGAQARKQSIGGELLALVW; from the coding sequence ATGGCCGTATTAAGTGACCCCATTTCCGACTTCCTCACCCGCCTGAAAAACGCCAGCTTGGCCGGCAACGAGGAATTTACCGCTCCCTGCTCCAACATCAAGGTGGAAATCGCCCGGATTCTGCAGGAAGAAGGCTACATCTGGAACTATGAAGTGACCGGTGAAGGCACCAAGAAGCAAATCAAGGTGAAAACCAAATTTACCTCCCAGGGCAAGCCGGTCGTTACCGACGTGAAGCGCAGCTCCAAGCCGGGCCGCCGTCAGTACGTTTCTTCCGAGGACATTCCCCGCGTTCTCAGTGGGCTTGGCATTGCCATCGTCTCCACCTCCCGTGGTGTGATGACCGGTGCGCAGGCGCGCAAGCAGAGCATTGGTGGCGAACTTCTCGCCCTTGTCTGGTAA
- a CDS encoding septal ring lytic transglycosylase RlpA family protein, which yields MSVADALKYSETGYASWYGGKGRSMKTSSGEYINPQSSMTAAHTTLPMPCKVKVTCLATGKSAIVRINNRGPFHSNRLIDLTASAASRIGLRSRGVSKVRLEVISVGDGPYEVFAR from the coding sequence ATGAGCGTGGCTGATGCCCTGAAATACAGTGAAACCGGCTATGCCTCATGGTACGGCGGAAAAGGCCGCAGCATGAAGACATCCTCCGGAGAGTACATTAACCCCCAGAGCTCCATGACCGCGGCCCACACCACCCTGCCGATGCCGTGCAAGGTGAAAGTCACCTGCCTGGCAACCGGAAAATCCGCCATCGTCCGCATCAACAACCGCGGACCTTTTCACAGCAACCGCCTGATTGACCTCACCGCGTCCGCCGCAAGCCGCATCGGCCTGCGCAGCCGCGGCGTATCCAAGGTCCGTCTGGAAGTCATTTCCGTGGGCGACGGGCCTTACGAGGTTTTCGCCCGTTAA
- a CDS encoding bifunctional UDP-sugar hydrolase/5'-nucleotidase, with translation MIPPRIILAGLACLCPFSLAQKLKSDPNKTLIIISTSDIHGNLDKLPKLATLVKQYRAKYPHVLLVDSGDYFMGNPYVDEWEKRGEPLTILMNKLGYDLATVGNHDLDYGQEALRDHIKGMPRTKFVLTNVNASPALTNCFSPYVSIPLKGTPISVGFIGLADLQTTDVRRMGGISWKLPDEDDYKSIMDRFRLHHNTINIILSHLGYEHDMKMMRYSPNIDVILGGHTHVMLPNGQLKTGTLLSHTGHRLSHAGVTEITFSTEKPVSILSKSTKAIELNGKIPDDPEVEKLVQKFTGNPLFKQQVGVAGEDLTHVTIGTIFCKAIQQASNADIAIYNRGGVRAKSHLCKGPITIKDIYEMEPFREKIVTCSMSKADIEQLILSKFMSPSEDEGGILEVYCSGFSYQIMDGVTPSISSTLKNNMVYTVAMGDYLCNNFKFPQRGNGKPTGIKVREALITYLKQIKELFNPPPPKLPIIKTNTFAL, from the coding sequence ATGATTCCGCCTCGCATTATTCTTGCCGGTCTGGCCTGCCTGTGCCCGTTCTCCCTGGCCCAGAAGCTGAAATCGGACCCTAATAAAACGCTGATCATCATTTCCACCAGCGACATTCACGGCAATCTGGACAAATTACCCAAACTGGCCACGCTGGTAAAACAGTACCGCGCCAAGTACCCGCACGTCCTGCTGGTTGATTCAGGGGATTATTTCATGGGAAATCCCTACGTGGACGAGTGGGAAAAACGGGGCGAACCCCTCACCATCCTGATGAACAAGCTGGGGTATGATCTGGCGACCGTCGGGAACCATGACCTGGATTACGGACAGGAGGCCCTCCGCGACCACATCAAGGGGATGCCGCGCACCAAGTTTGTCCTTACCAACGTCAATGCCTCCCCTGCGCTGACAAATTGTTTTTCACCGTATGTCAGCATACCTCTCAAGGGCACTCCCATTTCCGTAGGGTTCATCGGGCTGGCGGACCTGCAGACCACGGATGTCCGGAGGATGGGAGGCATTTCATGGAAGCTGCCGGATGAAGATGACTACAAAAGCATTATGGACAGGTTCCGCCTGCACCATAACACCATCAATATCATCCTGAGCCATCTGGGTTACGAACACGACATGAAAATGATGAGGTATTCACCTAATATCGACGTCATTCTGGGCGGTCATACTCATGTCATGCTACCTAACGGACAGCTTAAGACCGGTACCCTGCTCAGCCACACGGGCCACAGGTTAAGCCATGCAGGCGTTACGGAAATTACCTTCTCCACGGAAAAGCCAGTCTCCATCCTCTCCAAATCAACCAAGGCCATTGAGCTGAACGGCAAGATACCTGACGATCCGGAGGTGGAAAAGCTGGTGCAGAAGTTCACCGGAAATCCGCTTTTCAAACAGCAGGTAGGCGTAGCCGGGGAGGACCTCACGCACGTCACCATAGGCACCATTTTCTGCAAAGCCATCCAGCAGGCCTCCAATGCCGACATCGCCATTTACAACCGCGGCGGCGTACGGGCCAAGAGCCATCTCTGCAAAGGCCCCATTACGATCAAGGATATTTATGAAATGGAGCCCTTCCGGGAAAAGATCGTCACCTGCTCCATGAGCAAGGCGGACATTGAACAGCTGATCCTGTCCAAATTCATGTCTCCGTCAGAGGATGAGGGCGGCATTCTGGAAGTGTACTGCTCCGGTTTTTCCTACCAGATTATGGACGGCGTTACGCCAAGCATCTCCAGCACCCTGAAGAATAACATGGTCTATACCGTGGCGATGGGAGACTACCTGTGCAACAATTTCAAGTTTCCTCAAAGGGGAAACGGCAAACCCACCGGCATTAAAGTCCGCGAAGCCCTGATTACCTACCTGAAACAAATCAAGGAGCTTTTCAACCCGCCGCCGCCCAAACTGCCCATCATCAAAACGAACACCTTCGCCCTGTAA
- a CDS encoding DEAD/DEAH box helicase, whose translation MQPDPHHAAPEEERNFSGFRILPSGALVTDIPPLDRLFEEGAGNGLYALAVSNWETTPDPAAYFIRNLARQALTRMAHAAAERPDEVDAVLDHLPGSAAERAALAEQFPPVPGAEYVTPGVIAGWLGDFRRLVSREISARGITPAAWLNSLGAPWNQIGKVFFHLAENRDDATGSRPFAFMATFAHQSAADNQVRHLPLSTALKLHEGNHTALLAVLQPLKEAARESPLLQRLLDNGKIYAPLAWSASEARDFLQDSPAYERAGIIVRMVNLWKKAPPKLQVKVTADAPGGEKTAHSSGLSVHSLLRFSVSATLGGRDLAPEELEELLNNGDGLIRFKGEWVRVDAQKVRDLMDRWNKAARMMSSLGIPLVQGLRLLVNGPSGQLAQLPEPDEDCVMEPGKGLQQALDILAGEVSVSVPELPPHLNALMRPYQKEGFGFLYRVTERGFGACLADDMGLGKTLQAIAWLDVLRREGRLDGLPALIVAPASLLSNWQEEAERFAPELALRIMHPSTPDSWRPGERTHRENCHAVITTYGMAARTPGLAKLHFPAIILDEAQAIKNAGSARSRAIRSLHGERRAALSGTPVENNLNELWSLMEFLNPGLLGNRKSFETFTRTLERGYAPLRRLVRPFILRRMKTDPALVPDLPDKTEIPAYCPLTPEQAALYQTQIDALHAMLDEPDPATRLMLILPVLARLKQICNHPAQFQGTDDYAPERSGKFLRLQELCASIAARQEKAILFTQFRSIIPHLHDLLSTVFGRSGFTLHGGTPIPERQGIVNAFQKESGPPFCILSLKAAGTGLTLTQASHVIHVDRWWNPAVENQATDRAYRIGQHRNVLVHRLICRGTIEDRIDAMLAEKRRMADDLFSGGPEQWLMNMSQEELKALLCKN comes from the coding sequence ATGCAGCCGGACCCCCATCATGCAGCGCCGGAAGAGGAGCGGAACTTCAGCGGTTTCCGCATTCTTCCCTCCGGGGCGCTCGTGACGGATATTCCCCCCCTGGACCGCCTGTTTGAAGAAGGAGCCGGAAACGGGCTGTATGCCCTGGCCGTCTCCAACTGGGAAACCACGCCGGACCCGGCCGCTTATTTCATCAGGAATCTGGCGCGCCAGGCGCTCACCCGCATGGCGCATGCCGCCGCGGAAAGACCAGATGAGGTGGATGCCGTTCTGGACCACCTGCCGGGCTCCGCAGCGGAAAGGGCGGCCCTGGCGGAGCAGTTCCCTCCCGTACCGGGCGCGGAATACGTGACTCCCGGCGTCATCGCAGGGTGGCTTGGGGACTTCCGGCGGCTGGTGAGCAGGGAAATCTCCGCACGCGGCATTACTCCCGCCGCATGGCTGAACAGCCTGGGAGCCCCCTGGAACCAGATAGGCAAGGTATTCTTCCACCTGGCGGAAAACCGGGATGACGCCACGGGCTCCCGCCCCTTTGCCTTTATGGCTACCTTTGCGCATCAGAGCGCGGCGGATAACCAGGTGCGCCACCTTCCCCTTTCCACCGCCCTGAAACTTCATGAAGGGAACCATACGGCCCTGCTGGCCGTGCTCCAGCCGCTGAAGGAAGCGGCGCGGGAAAGCCCCCTGCTCCAGCGTCTGCTGGACAACGGCAAGATTTACGCCCCGCTGGCCTGGAGTGCTTCTGAAGCGCGGGACTTTCTTCAGGACTCTCCGGCGTATGAGCGCGCGGGCATCATCGTGCGCATGGTAAACCTGTGGAAAAAGGCCCCTCCCAAATTACAGGTGAAAGTCACGGCGGATGCACCAGGCGGGGAAAAAACGGCCCATTCCTCCGGCCTTTCCGTCCACAGCCTGCTGAGGTTCTCCGTCTCCGCCACGCTGGGAGGCAGGGACCTGGCGCCGGAGGAACTGGAAGAACTGCTCAACAACGGGGACGGCCTGATCCGCTTCAAGGGGGAATGGGTGCGCGTGGACGCCCAGAAGGTCCGGGACCTAATGGACCGGTGGAACAAGGCCGCGCGCATGATGAGCTCTCTCGGCATCCCCCTGGTGCAGGGGCTCAGGTTGCTGGTCAACGGCCCCTCCGGCCAGCTGGCGCAGCTTCCGGAACCGGATGAAGACTGCGTGATGGAACCGGGTAAGGGGCTTCAGCAGGCGCTGGACATCCTGGCGGGGGAGGTTTCCGTATCCGTGCCGGAGCTCCCGCCTCATTTGAACGCGCTGATGCGGCCCTACCAGAAAGAGGGCTTTGGCTTCCTGTACCGGGTGACGGAACGCGGCTTCGGCGCCTGCCTGGCGGATGACATGGGGCTGGGAAAAACCCTCCAGGCCATCGCGTGGCTGGATGTCCTGCGCAGGGAAGGACGGCTGGACGGCCTCCCGGCCCTGATCGTGGCTCCGGCTTCCCTCCTGTCCAACTGGCAGGAGGAAGCGGAGCGCTTCGCTCCGGAGCTCGCGCTGCGCATCATGCACCCCTCCACTCCGGACTCATGGCGGCCGGGGGAAAGAACGCACCGTGAAAACTGCCACGCCGTCATCACCACGTACGGCATGGCGGCGCGCACGCCTGGCCTGGCGAAACTGCACTTTCCGGCCATTATTCTGGATGAAGCGCAGGCCATTAAAAACGCCGGTTCCGCACGCTCCCGCGCCATCCGCTCCCTGCACGGGGAACGGCGCGCCGCCCTGTCCGGCACGCCGGTGGAAAACAACCTGAACGAGCTATGGAGCCTGATGGAATTCCTGAATCCGGGACTGCTGGGAAACAGGAAGAGCTTTGAAACCTTCACCCGCACCCTGGAACGCGGCTATGCCCCGCTGCGCCGCCTGGTGCGCCCTTTCATCCTGCGCAGGATGAAGACAGACCCGGCGCTGGTGCCGGACCTGCCGGACAAGACGGAAATCCCCGCCTACTGCCCCCTCACGCCGGAACAGGCCGCCCTGTACCAGACGCAGATAGACGCCCTGCACGCCATGCTGGATGAACCGGACCCCGCCACGCGCCTCATGCTGATTCTTCCCGTACTGGCGCGCCTCAAGCAGATTTGCAACCACCCCGCCCAATTCCAGGGCACGGATGACTACGCTCCGGAGCGCTCCGGAAAATTCCTGCGCCTTCAGGAACTGTGCGCCTCCATCGCTGCCCGGCAGGAAAAAGCCATCCTCTTCACCCAGTTCCGCTCCATCATCCCGCACCTGCATGACCTGCTCTCCACCGTCTTCGGCCGTTCCGGGTTTACGCTGCACGGCGGCACCCCCATTCCGGAGCGGCAGGGCATCGTGAACGCCTTCCAGAAGGAATCCGGCCCTCCCTTCTGCATCTTATCCCTGAAAGCCGCCGGAACCGGCCTGACGCTCACCCAGGCCTCTCACGTCATCCATGTGGACCGCTGGTGGAACCCCGCCGTGGAAAACCAGGCCACGGACCGGGCCTACCGCATCGGCCAGCACCGGAACGTGCTGGTGCACCGCCTGATCTGCCGCGGCACCATTGAGGACCGCATTGACGCCATGCTGGCGGAAAAACGCCGCATGGCGGACGACCTGTTCTCAGGAGGCCCGGAACAATGGCTCATGAACATGAGCCAGGAAGAACTTAAGGCATTGCTCTGCAAAAATTAA
- the rplX gene encoding 50S ribosomal protein L24 has translation MKTHVKKGDEVEIIAGRNHKGKRGTVLAVNASKGTVIVEGVRTLKKAVRPTEQNPEGGIQEINGPIHISNVKKVG, from the coding sequence ATGAAGACCCACGTGAAAAAAGGTGATGAAGTAGAAATCATCGCCGGACGTAACCACAAGGGCAAGCGCGGCACCGTTCTCGCCGTAAATGCTTCCAAAGGTACTGTCATCGTAGAAGGCGTCCGCACCCTGAAAAAGGCTGTGCGCCCGACCGAACAGAACCCGGAAGGCGGCATTCAGGAGATCAACGGCCCGATTCACATCTCCAACGTGAAAAAAGTAGGCTAG
- the rplO gene encoding 50S ribosomal protein L15 gives MLQLHTIKPNPGAKHRKKRLGNGESSGLGKTCGKGNKGQKARSGGSIRPGFEGGQMPLHRRLPKKGFNNTRFQDKILIINLSQLERVFEAGATVDENTLRAAKLVQGPCDAVKLLGNGTLTKSLNVVVDFVSASAREKVTQAGGTVTVLSEA, from the coding sequence ATGTTACAGCTTCATACGATTAAGCCCAATCCCGGAGCCAAGCACCGCAAGAAGCGCCTCGGCAACGGGGAAAGCTCTGGTCTCGGCAAGACCTGCGGCAAAGGCAACAAGGGCCAGAAGGCCCGTTCCGGCGGCTCCATCCGTCCGGGGTTTGAAGGCGGCCAGATGCCCCTTCACCGCCGTCTGCCCAAGAAGGGGTTCAACAACACCCGCTTCCAGGACAAAATCCTCATCATCAACCTCTCCCAGCTCGAACGCGTGTTTGAAGCCGGCGCTACGGTTGATGAAAACACCCTGCGTGCAGCCAAGCTCGTTCAAGGTCCCTGTGACGCCGTGAAGCTTCTCGGCAACGGCACCCTGACCAAGAGCCTGAACGTAGTCGTGGACTTCGTGAGCGCTAGCGCCCGCGAAAAGGTGACTCAGGCCGGTGGCACCGTCACCGTGCTCAGCGAAGCCTAA
- the rpsE gene encoding 30S ribosomal protein S5 — protein MNNETENTAPATEAAAPAQAQQPAPGGRDFRGPRGPRRDGQNGRGPRGPRRDGRRGPQAEAPVEEGPQLAEKVVFINRCAKVVKGGRRFSFSALVVSGDMEGRVGFGFGKANEVADAIRKATESAKRQLRPVSIANGTIPHEVYSEFGGGKVLLKPASPGTGLIAGNTIRAVLEAAGVRDIVAKSLGSSNHANVVKATLQALASLRTSDQVLADRGKKKEKAI, from the coding sequence ATGAATAACGAAACGGAAAACACTGCTCCTGCTACGGAAGCCGCCGCTCCCGCTCAAGCGCAGCAACCCGCACCGGGCGGCCGCGACTTCCGCGGTCCCCGCGGACCCCGCCGTGACGGCCAGAATGGCCGCGGACCCCGTGGTCCCCGCCGTGACGGCCGCCGTGGCCCCCAGGCTGAAGCTCCCGTGGAAGAAGGCCCCCAGCTGGCTGAAAAGGTTGTGTTCATCAACCGTTGCGCCAAGGTCGTCAAAGGCGGCCGCCGCTTCTCCTTCTCCGCCCTCGTCGTGAGCGGCGACATGGAAGGCCGCGTAGGCTTCGGCTTCGGCAAGGCCAATGAAGTGGCAGACGCCATCCGCAAGGCTACGGAATCCGCCAAGCGCCAGCTTCGTCCGGTTTCCATCGCCAACGGCACCATTCCGCATGAAGTCTACTCCGAATTCGGCGGCGGCAAGGTTCTTCTGAAGCCCGCCTCCCCCGGTACTGGCCTCATTGCCGGCAACACCATCCGTGCCGTGCTGGAAGCAGCCGGCGTGCGTGACATCGTTGCCAAATCCCTCGGTTCCTCCAACCATGCCAACGTGGTGAAGGCTACCCTGCAGGCGCTCGCTTCCCTGCGTACGAGCGACCAGGTTCTTGCCGACCGCGGCAAGAAGAAGGAAAAGGCCATCTAA
- the rplR gene encoding 50S ribosomal protein L18, translating to MSTINRKATRAKVRRRIRRKLSGTASRPRLAVYFSNRHVYAQIIDDTVGKTICSASTADASIADPSKLANCATATKVGNLIGERAKAANVTEVVFDRGGFKFCGKVKALADAARETGLKF from the coding sequence ATGAGTACTATCAATCGCAAAGCCACCCGCGCCAAGGTCCGCCGCCGCATCCGCAGAAAGCTCTCCGGAACGGCTTCCCGTCCCCGCCTGGCTGTTTATTTCTCCAACCGTCACGTCTATGCCCAGATCATCGACGACACGGTGGGCAAGACCATCTGCTCCGCTTCCACGGCCGATGCCTCCATCGCCGATCCTTCCAAGCTCGCCAACTGCGCTACCGCTACCAAGGTGGGCAACCTGATTGGTGAACGTGCGAAGGCCGCCAACGTCACTGAAGTCGTCTTCGACCGCGGTGGTTTCAAGTTCTGCGGCAAGGTAAAGGCCCTGGCCGATGCCGCCCGTGAAACTGGTTTGAAATTCTAA
- the rplE gene encoding 50S ribosomal protein L5 encodes MSTPTLQTYYREKVVPGLQAKHAYKNVHQIPRLEKIVVTSCMGKHPDRKQAVEDAVNEIAKITGQKPSTTFARKSVANFKVREGEPLGARVTLRGARMWEFLDRFINVTAPNIRDFRGLPYKSFDGNGNYAIGISDQSIFPEIELDQIKRQIGFDIIFVTTAPTDDEGRDLLRALGVPMREPKKAEETQPANA; translated from the coding sequence ATGAGTACACCAACACTGCAAACATACTACCGTGAAAAGGTCGTTCCCGGCCTTCAAGCGAAGCATGCATACAAGAACGTGCATCAGATTCCCCGCCTGGAGAAGATTGTTGTCACCTCCTGCATGGGCAAGCACCCGGACCGCAAGCAGGCCGTGGAAGATGCCGTCAACGAAATTGCCAAAATCACCGGACAGAAGCCGTCCACTACCTTTGCCCGCAAGAGCGTGGCCAACTTCAAGGTGCGCGAAGGCGAACCTCTGGGAGCCCGCGTAACGCTGCGCGGCGCCCGCATGTGGGAATTCCTGGACCGTTTCATCAACGTTACGGCTCCGAACATCCGCGACTTCCGCGGCCTCCCCTACAAGTCCTTTGACGGCAACGGGAACTATGCCATCGGTATCTCTGACCAGTCCATCTTCCCGGAAATCGAACTTGACCAGATCAAGCGCCAGATCGGCTTCGACATCATTTTCGTGACCACCGCTCCTACGGACGATGAAGGCCGCGACCTGCTCCGCGCCCTGGGTGTTCCCATGCGCGAACCGAAGAAGGCCGAAGAAACTCAACCCGCTAACGCCTAA
- a CDS encoding NAD(+)/NADH kinase: protein MNPSKVIGLVALAEKPGLPEALRIMRRELARHGLGSCVIETPDALEQCITRCSLLVTFGGDGTMLTVSTLAAMHHVPLAGVNLGRLGFMTTCSVQELPLLAYALQEGSYLTDDRSMLEVVKMGVDGSPAPLRKLALNEVSLIRAQSGKMVDLDAEIDGELLNRYHADGVLVSTPTGSTAYSLSAGGPLVWPMSRVVCVTPICPHSLTNRSVVLPDTMTIRLRPRERRGRFDSMVYSLDGRSAYPIEVGESLVIRKAPETLSLVHLRKQNFGALLRAKLRWQGAEIPTDDE from the coding sequence ATGAATCCTTCCAAGGTAATTGGCCTGGTCGCACTGGCGGAGAAACCCGGGCTGCCGGAGGCGCTGCGCATCATGCGCCGTGAGCTTGCCCGCCACGGGCTGGGCTCCTGCGTTATTGAAACGCCTGATGCCCTGGAACAGTGCATCACCCGGTGCAGCCTGCTGGTGACGTTCGGAGGGGACGGCACCATGCTTACCGTCTCCACCCTGGCGGCCATGCACCATGTGCCCCTGGCGGGGGTGAACCTGGGGCGCCTGGGATTCATGACCACCTGTTCCGTGCAGGAACTGCCGCTGCTGGCGTATGCCCTCCAGGAGGGATCCTACCTGACGGATGACCGCTCCATGCTGGAGGTGGTCAAGATGGGGGTGGACGGCTCTCCGGCCCCGCTCCGCAAACTGGCGCTGAATGAGGTTTCCCTCATCCGCGCCCAGTCCGGCAAGATGGTGGACCTGGATGCGGAGATAGACGGGGAACTGCTGAACCGCTACCATGCGGACGGCGTCCTGGTCTCCACCCCCACTGGTTCCACGGCGTACTCCCTTTCCGCGGGGGGGCCTCTGGTATGGCCCATGTCCCGGGTGGTGTGCGTCACCCCCATCTGCCCGCACAGCCTGACCAACCGCTCCGTGGTGCTTCCGGATACCATGACCATCCGCCTGCGCCCCCGCGAGCGCCGCGGCCGCTTTGACTCCATGGTTTATTCCCTGGACGGCCGTTCCGCCTACCCCATTGAAGTGGGGGAAAGCCTCGTGATCCGGAAAGCTCCGGAAACCCTCTCCCTGGTTCATCTCCGGAAGCAGAACTTCGGCGCCCTTCTGAGGGCCAAGCTGCGCTGGCAGGGCGCGGAGATTCCCACGGATGATGAGTGA